Proteins from a genomic interval of Deltaproteobacteria bacterium:
- a CDS encoding carboxypeptidase regulatory-like domain-containing protein — translation MKRNNFLIKSLIKLVLIIFFAMFSISTAHAQSTVITNGLSWLSNNQNSDGSIGNITSTTDITRTTVAVIDTLQALSQTNTTLYSNAISWLQSQSISTTDYLSERMSTHLSGGSDEGLLVSYIDPASGVWGGYEGYGINNLDTALALSALKSVNYSNQTSISNAVLYLVTNQNTDGGWGFYAGDDSNVYMTAMVSYTLEQFARTSSIATVLNNAMNYLTAHQNSDGGFGSSPSTVYETALAYIALVGLTTDNTILGNAANYLSSTQANDGSWNEDAYSTALALRALYLSENKPSPPPQVTTGTITGKVVDALTNQSLNGVSVILVSNPSISATTDSSGNFSLANVPQGSQQVSFLLAGYASSTVTANVSGGSVVNLGNIGLSVIQTTGIIKGTVTEASSGQPLGGVAITVTGAYNRSIATGVDGSFIFTNVTLGSVTITASKAGYYPVSGTGTVVAGGILFFNPQLSTQPPTATTGSITGKVLDASTSQPITGATISISGRPSATTDAQGVFLVQGITAGTYQVSIFSSGYTSQNYQVMVSAGATADLQTIYLMPIPTSTTITGRVLDAMTGAPVTGASVMIAGTNLSAKTDASGMYTISGISALAFTVIGSAPGYDSTIFEVTTNGFGTITINFQMNESQSNNISIISLTTDNVSYSANANVSIIASIENTGATPITGIVTAEIQDMYGQVIAVVGPQNPKATFVPSSINQANMQWNTGQFPAGTYKIILNVTGSPLSQYRGFTGTVYAQKSTEINIESSAQLIGSISLNPPVTSANTPTFIEISAGIRNNGNIPISTPMQLTVSLNNNTMYTTDTTISNLAINHIRMLDLGGFIPQEGGNYSVILNATDPSIASDITTTYYVGPYAVASFTVSPQIAPPGNININGDIHLTAGGLLTGTTNNPMKTLMLDAIQKGVNYEQTEVVQWEDQNSNTQGVSGPCYGCHVQSQTLVGLELASNKVTVDTSLAWNLMNFLRSIQGLYGTGDVSNYYGYGSIDSTMLALWAFSSWHNVSDVQNNIISAANYLLLKTNRYGTNEVYWLTNYVPWDLDWWSNPVSMTSIGLVGFTEAYTITNNPDYLNTIEQAERFVINPGSFITAPDMMIMAHQIIGLESAGKVVSDTVLNAQADNLINSNILQLETNQNSDGGWGRYIGWQSDSLVTAQILYALLQTSVDPWSAVINKAINFLINAQQPDGSWYSQDGIMNTRLAATTWVIIALPVAAEKVLGVNTSTNLVLPSNIILNSSIPTPTSITSLPTGETGYNWSVTSVDANGTDILLNLTLKDLGLGESKPVADSAYLSFQNTYNGQTVNMNIPIPEVTGTSFIQMNLATDKPVYSANTDVNISTSIYNGSAFTDSLVLSMDIEDANGVTVATFGDVNLPAISSGQSVTQTTFWNTGTVLSGPYMVHAILTDTAGKEAEQFTSFTILSSGAITGTAVISCDINTDKISYNPNEIAVINGTVNNLSANTMLSGDEMEISVLNPSGAIVGGYSALIPLLVPQGYFTAKYNWNTGISSAGTYQAVLKVLDSSGTLLTQATTSFGINSTSDNLTGLTGVISIAPQSLESGNNISVSYSITNNGNSGVSITPSVMLVSPQSQQPLTISTTSASIATQATYGNTFSYPVTCQMFGDYIAALKASNAKTVAQTWFRVVDLTPPVVSITGVVDNGCYNTPSPGISITDCHLSSQSILLNGNPYVSGTPISTDGNDVLTATGSDLGGNATTKSVHFKVDTIAPLITITGITDGVAYTSSVTPVISISDANLINSTITLDGIPYISGTPITEQGKHILSVSASDCAGNQSAESVSFTVMSVKLDVTKGMITPPGVLIFDMDQKEGGGCDKDRHDTGNYSGQLISALTTLLTNAGYYYTVTDTWDGFETAFDTGMYNRYVLISLSNDDAYVKKNEGSTGKLDSGFEDRGEDHDLIQKELREAVNMGDGLVVIKSNPNDLQWLKDVTGVQWLGQMDDEQRTLRNVIVELRTALSPSGGTLTLTGQHTAVNMTLTTAGMAGYYSQAAQKCDYKHDDHDKDNCTCDDDHDKASRTNVAMAMNVYGMGEAVSMGFDPSYISETTQAQGLILNTLSFVGPNYQYMPYRLYPSSTQGIQISVTNLGVAVGLNITESVPANVGIGQVFNNGTITDSTILWHYALPVSASAAFSYTVTMPQTASSYTFTTGVWYNNGPQLTQYGSYPFTVTVTIEPRALLKQIISDVENLKVSHSDKEDKEKVLELLNKLHAKQDTIQPQEAVDIILNAIDELTEIQSADITQIRLNLDVELRMYEMRNKSAED, via the coding sequence ATGAAAAGGAATAACTTTTTAATAAAAAGTTTAATCAAGTTAGTCTTAATAATTTTTTTTGCTATGTTCAGTATTTCTACTGCCCATGCCCAATCTACTGTGATAACCAATGGTCTTTCATGGTTGAGTAATAATCAGAACTCCGATGGTTCAATCGGTAATATAACCTCCACAACCGATATTACCCGCACGACAGTAGCAGTGATAGACACATTGCAGGCATTGAGTCAGACGAATACAACTCTCTATAGTAATGCTATTTCTTGGCTGCAGAGCCAATCTATCAGTACAACGGATTATCTTTCCGAGCGTATGTCTACGCATTTATCAGGCGGCAGTGATGAAGGTCTGCTTGTATCGTATATAGACCCGGCAAGTGGAGTATGGGGAGGGTATGAAGGCTATGGGATTAACAATCTCGACACTGCCCTTGCCCTCTCTGCCTTAAAATCCGTCAATTACTCCAACCAGACCTCGATCAGCAATGCGGTTTTATATCTTGTTACCAACCAGAACACAGACGGTGGATGGGGGTTTTATGCCGGGGATGATAGCAATGTGTATATGACAGCGATGGTTTCGTACACGCTTGAGCAGTTTGCAAGAACAAGCTCAATTGCAACAGTCCTTAACAACGCCATGAACTATCTTACAGCCCACCAGAACTCTGATGGTGGATTCGGTTCAAGTCCGTCCACAGTATATGAGACTGCTCTCGCGTACATAGCTCTTGTAGGACTAACAACGGACAATACCATTTTAGGCAATGCAGCAAATTACCTCAGTTCGACACAGGCAAACGACGGAAGCTGGAATGAGGATGCGTATTCGACAGCATTGGCACTAAGGGCATTATATTTATCAGAAAACAAGCCTTCTCCACCGCCTCAAGTAACGACTGGCACTATTACAGGTAAGGTGGTTGATGCTTTAACGAATCAGTCATTAAATGGTGTGTCTGTTATTCTTGTAAGCAATCCATCAATATCTGCAACCACTGATAGCTCCGGCAATTTTAGTCTTGCTAACGTACCACAGGGTTCTCAGCAGGTAAGTTTTTTATTAGCTGGATATGCTTCATCTACAGTTACAGCGAATGTATCTGGAGGTTCTGTTGTAAATCTTGGCAATATTGGTCTTTCAGTGATCCAGACAACCGGTATCATAAAGGGCACTGTTACCGAGGCATCCAGTGGTCAACCACTTGGTGGTGTAGCAATAACAGTAACCGGTGCTTATAACCGCAGTATCGCAACAGGGGTAGATGGCAGTTTCATATTTACTAATGTTACTCTTGGTAGTGTAACTATAACAGCATCCAAAGCTGGATATTATCCTGTTTCAGGCACAGGAACGGTTGTAGCAGGAGGGATACTTTTCTTTAACCCACAATTAAGCACCCAGCCGCCTACAGCGACAACAGGGAGTATTACCGGCAAGGTTTTGGATGCATCAACAAGCCAGCCGATTACGGGTGCTACAATCTCCATATCAGGGAGACCATCTGCAACAACCGACGCACAGGGAGTGTTCCTTGTTCAGGGCATTACTGCGGGAACATATCAGGTAAGTATTTTTTCCTCAGGATACACAAGCCAGAACTATCAGGTAATGGTATCAGCAGGTGCAACGGCAGACCTGCAAACAATTTACCTTATGCCGATACCGACATCGACAACAATCACAGGTAGGGTACTCGACGCGATGACCGGCGCGCCGGTTACCGGTGCGAGTGTCATGATAGCTGGGACAAATCTTTCCGCAAAGACGGATGCAAGCGGGATGTACACGATAAGCGGAATAAGCGCTTTGGCATTCACGGTGATCGGTTCTGCGCCCGGGTATGACAGCACGATCTTTGAAGTAACGACAAACGGTTTTGGCACAATCACCATAAACTTCCAGATGAACGAAAGCCAATCCAACAACATAAGCATTATCTCGCTGACAACGGACAACGTATCCTATTCGGCGAATGCGAATGTAAGCATCATTGCGAGCATAGAGAATACCGGTGCGACACCCATTACCGGGATTGTGACGGCAGAGATTCAGGACATGTACGGGCAAGTAATTGCTGTTGTTGGTCCGCAGAATCCTAAAGCAACGTTTGTCCCATCCAGTATAAATCAGGCAAATATGCAATGGAACACGGGGCAATTCCCGGCTGGAACTTATAAAATCATCTTAAATGTCACCGGTTCACCATTGTCTCAATACCGTGGCTTTACCGGGACCGTATATGCGCAAAAGTCAACGGAGATAAACATAGAATCATCAGCCCAGTTGATTGGCTCGATATCCCTTAATCCGCCTGTGACCTCTGCGAACACACCCACATTTATAGAAATATCTGCCGGGATACGCAATAACGGAAATATTCCAATCAGCACGCCAATGCAGCTTACGGTATCTCTGAATAACAATACCATGTACACGACAGATACAACAATATCAAATCTCGCTATTAATCACATTCGAATGCTCGATCTCGGCGGCTTTATACCGCAGGAAGGAGGGAATTATTCGGTAATTCTGAATGCAACAGATCCGTCCATAGCATCTGATATAACAACAACCTATTATGTAGGTCCGTATGCAGTGGCAAGTTTTACAGTAAGTCCTCAAATAGCACCGCCGGGAAATATAAACATAAACGGCGACATACATTTGACTGCAGGGGGTTTATTAACAGGCACAACAAACAATCCGATGAAGACGTTGATGCTGGATGCCATACAAAAGGGTGTAAACTACGAGCAAACAGAGGTCGTCCAGTGGGAGGACCAGAATAGTAATACGCAGGGTGTGAGCGGTCCTTGTTATGGTTGTCATGTTCAGAGTCAAACGTTGGTAGGGCTTGAACTTGCAAGCAATAAGGTAACAGTAGATACATCTCTTGCATGGAATCTAATGAATTTTCTAAGAAGTATACAAGGGCTATATGGAACTGGGGATGTATCGAACTACTATGGGTATGGCTCTATAGATTCAACAATGCTGGCATTATGGGCTTTTAGTTCTTGGCATAATGTCAGTGATGTGCAGAACAACATAATCAGTGCTGCGAATTATCTGTTATTAAAAACCAACCGTTATGGAACAAACGAGGTTTATTGGTTAACTAATTATGTACCTTGGGACCTGGACTGGTGGAGCAATCCCGTGTCTATGACATCTATTGGATTAGTTGGGTTTACAGAGGCATATACAATAACGAATAATCCGGACTATTTGAATACGATAGAACAGGCAGAAAGGTTTGTCATAAATCCGGGAAGCTTCATCACAGCACCGGATATGATGATTATGGCTCATCAGATCATTGGACTTGAATCTGCCGGTAAAGTTGTAAGCGATACTGTTTTGAATGCACAAGCGGATAACCTGATTAATAGTAACATATTACAGTTAGAAACCAATCAAAATTCAGATGGAGGCTGGGGTAGATATATAGGATGGCAAAGTGATTCATTGGTTACGGCACAGATACTGTATGCTTTGTTGCAAACATCAGTAGATCCTTGGTCTGCTGTTATAAATAAAGCAATTAATTTTTTAATTAACGCACAACAGCCTGATGGATCATGGTATAGTCAGGATGGAATAATGAACACGAGGCTTGCGGCTACAACATGGGTGATTATTGCATTACCTGTTGCAGCAGAAAAGGTACTTGGTGTGAATACATCCACGAATCTTGTATTGCCATCTAATATTATATTGAATAGCTCAATCCCAACCCCGACAAGTATAACAAGTCTTCCAACTGGAGAGACCGGGTATAACTGGAGTGTTACTTCAGTAGATGCCAATGGCACAGATATTCTATTAAATCTCACATTAAAGGATTTAGGACTTGGAGAAAGCAAGCCGGTTGCAGATTCGGCATATCTGTCATTTCAAAACACATATAATGGGCAAACAGTAAATATGAACATACCGATCCCTGAGGTTACAGGTACAAGCTTTATACAGATGAATCTTGCTACAGACAAACCAGTTTATTCTGCCAATACAGATGTAAATATAAGTACCAGTATATATAATGGTTCAGCGTTTACCGACAGCCTTGTATTATCAATGGACATAGAGGATGCCAATGGCGTAACCGTGGCAACGTTTGGTGATGTGAACTTACCGGCGATTTCATCCGGGCAGTCCGTAACGCAGACAACATTCTGGAATACCGGCACCGTACTTTCAGGACCGTACATGGTACATGCTATTTTGACAGATACTGCAGGCAAGGAAGCAGAACAATTTACCAGCTTTACGATCCTTTCTTCGGGTGCGATTACAGGCACAGCGGTGATAAGCTGCGATATAAATACTGATAAGATTTCTTACAACCCTAACGAAATTGCCGTTATAAACGGGACTGTGAACAACCTAAGCGCAAACACCATGCTTTCCGGTGATGAGATGGAGATCTCAGTATTGAATCCATCAGGTGCGATTGTCGGAGGATATTCTGCATTGATACCCTTGCTTGTGCCTCAGGGATACTTCACGGCAAAGTACAATTGGAACACAGGCATAAGCTCTGCGGGTACCTATCAAGCAGTACTAAAGGTACTGGACAGCTCAGGTACGCTCCTAACACAGGCAACGACAAGCTTCGGTATAAACTCGACATCGGATAACCTCACAGGTCTTACCGGCGTCATAAGTATTGCACCTCAGAGCCTTGAGTCCGGGAATAATATATCCGTGAGCTACTCGATAACCAATAACGGCAATTCAGGTGTGAGCATAACACCGTCGGTCATGCTGGTAAGCCCGCAAAGCCAACAACCGTTGACCATAAGCACAACCAGTGCATCCATAGCAACTCAGGCTACTTACGGCAATACGTTCAGCTATCCTGTGACCTGCCAGATGTTCGGCGATTATATCGCAGCTTTGAAAGCCTCGAATGCCAAGACAGTGGCACAAACCTGGTTCAGGGTGGTTGATCTGACCCCGCCTGTTGTATCTATCACAGGGGTCGTTGATAACGGCTGCTATAATACCCCAAGCCCGGGTATAAGCATCACGGACTGCCATCTGTCATCGCAGAGCATTTTGTTAAATGGAAATCCGTATGTAAGCGGTACGCCAATAAGTACTGACGGCAATGATGTACTTACAGCAACAGGCAGTGACCTTGGCGGCAATGCAACGACCAAGTCGGTACATTTCAAGGTTGATACCATAGCGCCATTGATAACAATTACAGGTATAACAGATGGAGTCGCATATACATCATCTGTAACCCCTGTTATAAGCATAAGCGATGCAAACCTGATAAACTCAACGATAACACTTGATGGTATACCTTATATCTCTGGTACCCCTATTACAGAACAAGGCAAACATATACTTTCAGTATCAGCCTCAGACTGTGCGGGTAACCAATCGGCAGAGTCTGTAAGCTTCACAGTTATGAGTGTAAAGCTGGATGTGACAAAGGGCATGATTACACCGCCGGGGGTATTGATATTCGATATGGACCAAAAGGAAGGAGGAGGGTGTGATAAAGACAGGCATGATACGGGTAATTATTCAGGACAGTTGATCAGTGCGCTGACTACACTCCTGACCAATGCCGGTTACTATTATACGGTTACCGATACGTGGGATGGGTTTGAGACTGCATTTGATACAGGTATGTATAACCGATATGTCCTTATATCCTTGTCCAACGATGATGCCTATGTAAAGAAGAACGAGGGCTCTACCGGAAAACTTGATTCCGGCTTCGAGGATCGTGGTGAAGATCATGACCTTATCCAGAAAGAGCTCAGAGAAGCTGTCAACATGGGAGACGGGTTGGTTGTTATAAAGTCCAACCCCAACGATCTGCAGTGGCTCAAGGATGTTACCGGTGTCCAGTGGCTGGGTCAAATGGATGATGAACAAAGGACATTGAGGAATGTCATTGTGGAGCTCCGGACAGCCCTGTCACCATCCGGCGGGACACTGACACTCACCGGTCAGCACACCGCAGTAAATATGACATTAACTACAGCCGGCATGGCAGGTTATTATTCACAGGCGGCACAGAAATGTGACTATAAACACGACGATCATGACAAAGACAATTGCACCTGCGATGATGACCACGATAAGGCCTCCAGAACGAACGTTGCCATGGCAATGAACGTATACGGCATGGGTGAGGCAGTGAGCATGGGCTTTGACCCGTCGTATATCAGCGAGACGACACAGGCACAGGGGCTTATACTCAATACCTTGAGCTTTGTGGGTCCCAACTATCAGTACATGCCATACAGGCTGTATCCATCAAGCACACAGGGCATACAGATCAGCGTCACAAACCTCGGTGTGGCCGTTGGCCTGAACATAACCGAATCTGTGCCTGCCAATGTAGGAATAGGGCAGGTGTTCAACAACGGAACCATAACAGACAGCACCATCCTGTGGCACTACGCGTTGCCGGTATCAGCATCTGCAGCGTTCTCCTACACCGTGACCATGCCGCAGACAGCGAGTTCTTATACCTTCACCACAGGTGTCTGGTATAACAACGGCCCGCAGCTCACCCAATATGGCTCATATCCGTTCACTGTAACAGTGACCATAGAACCAAGGGCACTGTTGAAACAGATCATATCGGATGTGGAGAACCTAAAAGTCAGCCACTCCGATAAAGAGGACAAAGAAAAGGTATTGGAGCTCTTGAACAAGCTGCATGCGAAGCAGGATACAATCCAGCCGCAGGAGGCCGTAGATATAATCCTGAATGCCATCGATGAACTAACGGAGATCCAATCTGCGGATATAACCCAGATAAGACTCAATCTGGATGTGGAACTGAGGATGTACGAGATGAGGAATAAAAGCGCAGAAGATTAA
- a CDS encoding HD-GYP domain-containing protein, with the protein MPENEQLNTLITLFTGSVRNLSLYPKTHPTIQDSIKKINEILHGLLNKRREVLIAVIKNTLLVEKTPFYNTTKSIEEFIERLSNMGVNGIVFNRAVNDKEIIFLLESLLIPSDILKDKNGIMEKFKKAGIRGIEIKHIEEDVKTEASRTYTAARDEILDIMHDLRLGRIPAKTNIKNIISDLNDVMLKDKSTLMCLTMLQDYDEYTFNHSVNVGIFSLTLAQELGYKGEDLFNVGLAGILHDIGKTKVPREIILKPSQLTNEEWNEMKKHPSHGESIINEIGNISEISATFVLYHHIRYNLSGYPLSKIHAQPEGSRVVAIADTYDSMTTLRPYQRRFDPKESINLIKSKAGEDFDPVYVKAFIKAFGINPVGSVVRFDTNEVGVVTRLNDKNPERPFIKLIMDTSGNNVNPNDELSLEEKNIITHDYKRSIAGSIGSALQGLIDLNKYLK; encoded by the coding sequence ATGCCTGAGAATGAACAGTTAAATACGCTTATAACCTTATTTACCGGCAGCGTAAGGAATCTATCCCTTTATCCAAAAACCCATCCAACGATTCAGGACTCTATTAAAAAGATAAATGAAATATTGCACGGGCTCCTTAACAAGAGAAGGGAGGTCTTAATCGCGGTTATAAAGAACACACTACTGGTGGAGAAAACTCCTTTTTATAATACAACAAAAAGTATAGAAGAATTTATAGAAAGACTGTCAAACATGGGAGTCAATGGTATTGTTTTTAACAGGGCGGTAAACGATAAGGAAATAATTTTCCTCCTTGAGAGTTTGCTTATACCTTCAGATATACTTAAAGATAAAAACGGTATAATGGAAAAATTCAAAAAAGCAGGGATAAGAGGCATTGAAATCAAACATATAGAAGAAGATGTTAAAACGGAGGCATCCAGAACCTATACGGCAGCAAGAGATGAGATTCTAGATATTATGCATGATCTAAGACTCGGACGCATCCCTGCCAAAACAAATATAAAAAATATAATTAGTGACTTAAACGATGTTATGCTCAAAGACAAAAGCACCCTTATGTGCCTTACCATGCTTCAAGATTATGATGAGTATACCTTTAATCATTCTGTGAATGTCGGTATATTTTCCCTCACACTCGCACAGGAACTCGGTTATAAAGGGGAAGACCTTTTCAATGTTGGCCTTGCTGGAATACTACATGATATAGGCAAAACAAAGGTACCGAGAGAGATCATATTAAAACCGTCACAGCTTACAAATGAGGAATGGAATGAAATGAAAAAACACCCGTCACATGGAGAGAGCATAATCAACGAGATTGGTAATATAAGCGAAATTTCTGCCACGTTTGTATTGTATCATCACATCAGATATAATTTAAGCGGCTATCCTTTATCGAAAATACATGCACAGCCTGAAGGTTCAAGGGTTGTGGCAATAGCTGACACTTACGATTCTATGACCACACTCAGGCCATATCAAAGACGATTCGATCCAAAAGAATCTATCAATCTTATTAAGAGTAAGGCTGGAGAAGATTTTGATCCAGTTTATGTAAAGGCATTTATAAAGGCATTTGGTATAAATCCTGTTGGGTCGGTTGTAAGATTTGATACAAATGAGGTTGGAGTGGTGACGAGACTTAACGATAAAAATCCTGAGAGACCGTTTATTAAGCTTATTATGGATACGTCGGGTAATAATGTAAATCCAAATGATGAGTTATCCCTTGAAGAGAAAAACATCATAACCCATGATTATAAAAGGAGTATCGCCGGTTCTATTGGAAGTGCACTTCAAGGTTTGATAGATTTGAACAAATATCTGAAATAG